A single genomic interval of Microbacterium oleivorans harbors:
- a CDS encoding exodeoxyribonuclease III, translated as MPRDLRIASVNVNGIRAAARKGMHAWLETADVDILTLQEVRAAASDLAAALPGWHIVSDEALAKGRAGVAIAAREPLDVWRVELGDDDVDSKGRWVEADIEVAGEHLTVVSAYVFTGEADTEKQIAKYAFLDAMERRMPQLGDLAVITGDLNVGHREFDIRNWRGNRKKAGFLPRERAYFDRFTAPAGEPVDTVDGERGTGLGWVDVGRRFAGEVDGPYTWWSNRGKAFDTDTGWRIDYHLATPALADRVSDYRVVRAPSWDTRWSDHAPVVADYGLPG; from the coding sequence GTGCCCCGTGACCTCCGCATCGCCTCCGTCAACGTCAACGGCATCCGCGCCGCCGCCCGCAAAGGGATGCACGCCTGGCTCGAGACCGCCGATGTCGACATCCTGACCCTGCAGGAGGTGCGCGCCGCGGCATCCGACCTGGCGGCGGCACTGCCCGGGTGGCACATCGTCTCGGACGAGGCGCTCGCCAAGGGCCGGGCCGGCGTCGCGATCGCGGCGCGCGAGCCGCTCGACGTCTGGCGCGTCGAGCTCGGCGACGACGACGTCGACTCGAAGGGGCGGTGGGTCGAGGCCGACATCGAGGTGGCCGGCGAGCACCTCACCGTCGTGAGCGCGTACGTGTTCACCGGAGAGGCCGACACCGAGAAGCAGATCGCGAAGTACGCCTTCCTCGACGCGATGGAGAGGCGGATGCCGCAGCTCGGCGACCTCGCCGTCATCACCGGCGACCTGAACGTCGGCCACCGCGAGTTCGACATCCGCAACTGGCGCGGCAACCGCAAGAAGGCGGGCTTCCTCCCCCGCGAGCGCGCCTACTTCGACCGCTTCACCGCGCCCGCGGGCGAGCCGGTCGACACCGTCGACGGCGAACGCGGCACCGGACTCGGCTGGGTCGATGTCGGGCGTCGGTTCGCCGGCGAGGTCGACGGCCCGTACACGTGGTGGTCCAACCGCGGGAAGGCCTTCGACACCGACACCGGATGGCGCATCGACTACCACCTGGCGACCCCGGCCCTCGCAGACCGCGTGAGCGACTACCGCGTCGTCCGCGCGCCCTCGTGGGACACCCGGTGGAGCGACCACGCCCCGGTCGTCGCCGACTACGGCCTCCCGGGCTGA
- a CDS encoding YihY/virulence factor BrkB family protein produces MSSDPADTEALREKWESSRLRERLDQPIERATTITRRTLGWFPIRVWRHFLQHNGFLLAASISYQSLFALFATIYSAFAVVGLWLGGSSMAIDALIGVVNSYIPGLISGAGPVAPEDVADIARNSGSVLAVTGAVALGVAVWTAIGFVTFTRRAVRDIFGLPFDTRNYVLLKLRDFGAALLFGLALVLGAALGLIAGGIVRQLFDLLDVPYESTTIDVLSRLASVLVAIVLNSAALTALIRFLTGTSLPWRKIMPGSLFGGAALSILQLGAGFLAVYSPTNPLLATFSVLIGFLLWLRLAGIVILVAASWVAVSAADDGIPLVVRTDAERRADERRALRVVAQAQVRDAEHALADADWWHRMSARRDVRRARELLARLDDEPRRSD; encoded by the coding sequence GTGAGCTCCGACCCCGCCGACACCGAGGCGCTGCGCGAGAAGTGGGAGTCCTCACGACTGCGTGAGCGGCTCGATCAGCCCATCGAGCGTGCGACGACGATCACCCGTCGCACGCTCGGCTGGTTCCCCATCCGCGTGTGGCGGCACTTCCTGCAGCACAACGGGTTCCTCCTCGCTGCGAGCATCAGCTACCAGTCGCTGTTCGCACTGTTCGCGACGATCTACAGCGCCTTCGCCGTGGTGGGCCTGTGGCTCGGCGGGTCGTCGATGGCCATCGACGCCCTCATCGGCGTGGTCAACTCCTACATCCCGGGCCTGATCTCCGGCGCCGGGCCCGTCGCGCCCGAGGACGTCGCCGACATCGCCCGCAACAGCGGCAGCGTGCTCGCCGTGACCGGTGCGGTCGCGCTGGGTGTGGCCGTCTGGACCGCCATCGGGTTCGTCACCTTCACCCGCCGCGCGGTGCGCGACATCTTCGGCCTCCCCTTCGACACCCGCAACTACGTGCTGCTGAAGCTGCGCGACTTCGGCGCCGCGCTGCTGTTCGGACTCGCTCTCGTGCTCGGCGCCGCGCTCGGGCTGATCGCCGGCGGCATCGTACGGCAGCTGTTCGACCTGCTCGACGTCCCCTACGAGTCCACCACGATCGACGTGCTCAGCCGTCTGGCATCGGTGCTCGTCGCCATCGTTCTCAACTCCGCGGCGCTGACCGCGCTCATCCGCTTCCTCACCGGAACCTCGCTGCCGTGGCGCAAGATCATGCCCGGCTCGCTCTTCGGCGGCGCGGCTCTGAGCATCCTGCAACTGGGAGCCGGCTTCCTCGCCGTCTACTCCCCCACCAACCCGCTGCTGGCGACGTTCTCCGTGCTGATCGGCTTCCTGCTGTGGCTGCGACTGGCGGGCATCGTCATCCTCGTGGCTGCATCCTGGGTCGCCGTATCGGCCGCCGACGACGGGATCCCCCTCGTCGTGCGAACGGACGCCGAGCGCCGAGCCGACGAACGCCGTGCGCTCCGGGTGGTGGCGCAGGCCCAGGTCCGCGACGCCGAGCACGCCCTCGCCGACGCCGACTGGTGGCACCGGATGTCGGCGCGTCGCGATGTCCGGCGCGCGCGCGAGCTGCTCGCGCGCCTCGACGACGAGCCACGACGCTCGGATTGA
- a CDS encoding succinate dehydrogenase iron-sulfur subunit, with protein sequence MTLVAPETEVTNDTGIQSFLVTFIIRRFDPEVDDEPRWVDYDVELYSTDRVLDALHKIKWEVDGSLTFRRSCAHGICGSDAMRINGRNRLACKTLIKDLDISQPIYVEAIKGLPLEKDLVVDMEPFFASYRDVQPFLIANSKPEAGKERVQSIADRAIFDDTTKCILCAACTSSCPVFWTDGQYFGPAAIVNAHRFIFDSRDDAGDVRLDILNDKEGVWRCRTTFNCTEACPRGIEVTKAIAEVKQAVLRGR encoded by the coding sequence ATGACCCTCGTCGCTCCCGAGACGGAAGTCACGAACGACACCGGCATCCAGTCGTTCCTGGTCACCTTCATCATCCGCCGCTTCGACCCCGAGGTCGACGACGAGCCCCGCTGGGTCGACTACGACGTCGAGCTCTACTCGACCGACCGCGTTCTCGATGCGCTGCACAAGATCAAGTGGGAGGTCGACGGCTCGCTCACCTTCCGCCGGTCGTGCGCGCACGGCATCTGCGGCTCTGACGCCATGCGCATCAACGGACGCAACCGGCTCGCGTGCAAGACGCTGATCAAGGACCTCGACATCTCGCAGCCGATCTACGTCGAGGCGATCAAGGGCCTGCCGCTGGAGAAGGACCTCGTCGTCGACATGGAGCCGTTCTTCGCCTCCTACCGCGACGTGCAGCCGTTCCTCATCGCCAACTCCAAGCCAGAGGCGGGCAAGGAGCGCGTGCAGTCGATCGCCGACCGGGCGATCTTCGACGACACCACCAAGTGCATCCTGTGCGCCGCCTGCACCTCGTCGTGCCCGGTCTTCTGGACCGACGGGCAGTACTTCGGCCCCGCGGCCATCGTCAACGCGCACCGGTTCATCTTCGACTCGCGCGACGACGCCGGCGACGTGCGCCTGGACATCCTCAACGACAAGGAGGGCGTCTGGCGCTGCCGCACGACCTTCAACTGCACCGAGGCGTGCCCCCGCGGCATCGAGGTGACCAAGGCCATCGCCGAGGTCAAGCAGGCGGTTCTGCGCGGCCGGTGA
- the trpS gene encoding tryptophan--tRNA ligase, whose translation MQPSADSLQIGNYIGALMQWRDLQETYDAYFSVVDLHALTQPNDPAELRAKTRRTAAQYIAAGIEPSRSTLYVQSHVRAHAELAWILSTLTGFGEAGRMTQFKDKSQRYGADATSVGLFTYPVLMAADILLYQTDIVPVGDDQKQHVELTRTLAERFNSRYGETFRVPMPVIQQDTARIYDLQNPTSKMSKSAESDAGVLWLLDDPKVSAKKVMRAVTDSEGTVRYDRENKPGVSNLLVIYAALTGRQIPAIEDEYAGRGYGDFKKGLADVVVSEFGPVRERALELLDDPAELDRVLAANAARADEVADRTLAEVYDKMGLLRRV comes from the coding sequence ATGCAGCCGTCCGCCGATTCGCTCCAGATCGGCAACTACATCGGGGCTCTCATGCAGTGGCGCGATCTGCAGGAGACCTACGACGCGTACTTCTCGGTCGTCGACCTGCACGCTCTGACGCAGCCGAACGATCCGGCCGAGCTGCGCGCGAAGACGCGCCGGACGGCCGCGCAGTACATCGCCGCGGGCATCGAGCCCTCGCGGTCGACGCTGTACGTGCAGTCGCACGTCCGCGCTCACGCCGAGCTCGCGTGGATCCTCTCCACCCTCACCGGTTTCGGGGAGGCGGGGCGGATGACGCAGTTCAAGGACAAGTCGCAGCGCTACGGCGCCGACGCGACGTCGGTGGGGCTGTTCACCTACCCGGTGCTCATGGCCGCCGACATCCTGCTCTACCAGACCGACATCGTGCCCGTGGGCGACGACCAGAAGCAGCACGTCGAGCTCACGCGCACCCTCGCCGAGCGCTTCAACTCCCGCTACGGCGAGACCTTCCGCGTGCCGATGCCCGTGATCCAGCAGGACACCGCACGCATCTACGATCTGCAGAACCCGACGTCGAAGATGTCGAAGTCGGCCGAGTCGGATGCCGGCGTGCTGTGGCTCCTGGATGATCCGAAGGTCTCGGCGAAGAAGGTCATGCGGGCCGTCACCGACTCGGAGGGCACGGTGCGGTACGACCGCGAAAACAAGCCCGGGGTGTCGAACCTCCTGGTGATCTACGCGGCGCTGACGGGGCGGCAGATCCCCGCGATCGAAGACGAGTACGCCGGCCGCGGCTACGGCGACTTCAAGAAGGGTCTGGCCGACGTGGTCGTCTCGGAGTTCGGTCCCGTCCGCGAGCGCGCCCTCGAGCTGCTGGACGACCCCGCCGAGCTCGACCGGGTTCTCGCAGCCAACGCCGCGCGCGCCGACGAGGTCGCCGATCGCACCCTCGCCGAGGTGTACGACAAGATGGGGCTGCTGCGACGTGTCTGA